One Ostrea edulis chromosome 2, xbOstEdul1.1, whole genome shotgun sequence genomic region harbors:
- the LOC125678901 gene encoding uncharacterized protein LOC125678901, which produces MASTQDQGQVRVTVHCQDNFAFKADTDSTPDDRKATPTDQGHVNEALEDDDILSPHKIDLTELNMESDEIKTVNAILDPSPHNSENLETRHYKQNIAGFNNISPRAAKYREGTKAKLNKMITVPGGSTWGPQSSRSKPSGPVSPKGTLKGLPDNLGTKNLSGTVRSHHSLGANTVFSQQSIHSSIPMHVRRPVKGHIKGYPSGTLSRESVAFRRNHQAKEHLVTRFDIELDKHERHRYYPGEEISGKIMFDIRGKLEIRFIEFLITGHSSVTLSRGAHSGNTKTFRDVFLSKRNYIVGTPDGKWTSMVTPGHYVSKFKFLLPSNIPSSMKYKDELNGFGAEIVYNVKARICDDIGSSSARSTHSLNNLVKIILSRRNSFVVRRRFDIHSIPNALLPVIHQEDVTLSSCSLFSSDIANINLCLDRSCFLAGDDIQVRLEIENQYAKRIKMIEGHLQQNVTLMKPKSHFSFNLSTFAEKEPKGTVITHKLQHTLSCFDFTLPTRLNILPSINPGCRLVHVSYSLRIVVHFSSCGGQLLLEVPVHIGPCSDPINLEKRNSVPVFNRPKRFPHFSPHPNGNIQNGHTRTHQKPQSPVYTKFSHNAPSLFCCSADTAL; this is translated from the exons ATGGCTTCCACACAAGATCAAGGTCAGGTCAGGGTCACTGTACATTGCCAGGACAACTTCGCATTTAAGGCAGATACAGATTCAACCCCTGATGACAGAAAGGCAACTCCTACAGATCAGGGGCACGTAAATGAGGCTCTAGAGGACGATGACATTCTCTCCCCCCATAAAATTGATCTGACAGAGCTCAATATGGAAA gtgatgaaataaaaacagtAAATGCCATATTGGACCCAAGTCCTCATAACTCCGAAAACTTGGAGACAAGACATTATAAGCAGAATATTGCTGGGTTTAACAACATCAGCCCCAGGGCGGCTAAATACCGGGAGGGTACCAAAGCGAAGCTCAACAAAATGATCACTGTCCCAGGAGGATCCACATGGGGACCGCAAAGCTCTCGGTCCAAACCTTCAGGGCCTGTCTCTCCCAAGGGAACCCTAAAGGGATTACCAGATAACTTAGGAACAAAGAATCTCAGTGGTACCGTCAGAAGCCACCATTCTCTGGGCGCCAACACGGTCTTTAGTCAACAAAGCATCCACAGTAGTATCCCAATGCATGTACGACGACCGGTCAAAGGTCACATCAAGGGGTACCCAAGTGGGACACTGAGCAGAGAATCAGTGGCATTCCGACGAAATCATCAAGCCAAAGAACATCTTGTGACCAGGTTTGACATAGAACTGGATAAGCACGAGAGACATCGATACTACCCTGGCGAGGAAATCTCCGGGAAAATTATGTTTGACATTCGAGGCAAACTAGAAATCCGATTTATTGAGTTTCTGATCACGGGACATTCGTCTGTAACACTATCTAGAGGTGCACATTCAGGTAACACCAAGACATTTCGCGATGTTTTTCTTAGCAAGCGTAATTATATAGTAGGCACACCAGATGGAAAATGGACAAGCATGGTCACTCCCGGTCACTATGTGTCCAAGTTCAAATTCCTCCTGCCTAGTAACATTCCATCGTCAATGAAATACAAAGATGAACTCAATGGTTTTGGGGCCGAAATTGTGTACAATGTGAAAGCTAGAATCTGTGACGACATTGGATCTTCTTCTGCCAGAAGTACCCATTCATTGAACAACTTAGTGAAAATCATCCTCTCTCGAAGAAATTCATTTGTGGTGAGGAGAAGATTTGATATTCACTCCATTCCTAATGCACTTCTGCCCGTGATCCATCAGGAAGATGTCACCCTATCATCCTGTTCCCTTTTCTCCAGTGATATCGCAAACATAAACTTGTGTCTAGACCGATCCTGCTTCTTAGCTGGGGATGACATTCAGGTCAGACTGGAAATCGAAAATCAGTACGCAAAACGCATCAAAATGATCGAAGGTCACTTACAACAAAATGTTACATTGATGAAACCAAAGTCCCATTTCTCCTTTAATTTATCAACGTTTGCAGAAAAAGAACCTAAAGGCACTGTGATAACCCACAAACTACAACACACACTGTCCTGTTTTGACTTTACATTGCCGACTCGTTTAAACATTTTACCGAGTATAAACCCTGGCTGTAGGCTTGTTCATGTTTCATACTCTCTTCGTATTGTGGTCCATTTTTCCTCCTGCGGAGGCCAGCTACTGCTGGAGGTGCCTGTCCACATCGGTCCGTGTTCTGATCCAATCAACCTGGAGAAAAGGAACTCTGTCCCCGTGTTTAACCGTCCCAAACGTTTCCCCCATTTCTCTCCCCATCCAAATGGGAACATACAAAATGGCCATACGAGGACACATCAGAAGCCACAGTCCCCCGTTTACACCAAGTTCTCTCATAATGCCCCCTCCCTGTTCTGTTGTTCTGCAGACACCGCTTTGTGA